A stretch of Methanosphaerula palustris E1-9c DNA encodes these proteins:
- a CDS encoding heavy metal-binding domain-containing protein — translation MVECIIVSTPFVPGHKITKNIGFTWGLIVRSRGLGGNIVAGLRTITGGEIHEYTQLLNESRSQALDRMKDHATEMGANAVISVGFDSSEIGQSMTEVLAYGTAVVIEPETAPSNPVRLT, via the coding sequence ATGGTAGAATGTATCATTGTCAGTACCCCATTTGTGCCCGGACATAAGATCACGAAGAACATTGGATTCACCTGGGGCCTGATCGTCCGGAGCCGGGGCCTCGGCGGGAACATCGTCGCTGGTCTCCGAACGATCACCGGAGGGGAGATCCACGAGTACACCCAACTTCTCAACGAATCGCGATCCCAGGCCCTCGATCGAATGAAGGATCATGCGACCGAGATGGGAGCAAACGCCGTCATCAGCGTCGGATTCGACTCTTCAGAGATCGGTCAGTCGATGACCGAAGTGCTGGCCTACGGCACCGCCGTTGTCATCGAACCCGAGACTGCCCCGTCCAACCCGGTCAGGTTGACCTGA
- a CDS encoding HD domain-containing protein gives MQEQIERIIVYVQTVFEESGSHGFDHTLRVTRLCEGLGEDEGADMRVVLPAALLHDIGRPLEEKQGIAHEKAGAVIAEEFLRSIGYDKTLIPKITHAIRTHRYRSENRPGTLEAMVLSDADKLDAMGAIGIARTFMQAGERNRTMTDATDHIHEKLLKLKGMMYTRGARGMAEKRHTVLNKYLQAFEAELSH, from the coding sequence ATGCAGGAGCAGATCGAAAGAATAATTGTGTATGTACAGACGGTCTTTGAGGAGTCCGGGTCGCACGGGTTCGACCATACCCTCCGGGTCACCCGGCTCTGCGAAGGCCTGGGCGAGGACGAAGGGGCTGATATGAGGGTCGTCCTCCCGGCCGCCCTGCTGCATGATATCGGACGCCCCCTCGAAGAGAAGCAGGGGATCGCCCATGAGAAGGCTGGTGCAGTGATCGCAGAGGAGTTCCTCAGATCGATCGGATATGACAAGACCCTGATCCCGAAGATCACGCACGCTATCCGAACGCACCGGTATCGCTCAGAGAACAGACCCGGGACCCTGGAAGCGATGGTCCTCTCCGATGCAGATAAACTGGATGCTATGGGGGCGATCGGGATCGCCCGGACGTTCATGCAGGCAGGGGAACGGAACAGGACGATGACAGACGCCACCGATCATATCCATGAAAAACTGCTGAAATTAAAGGGAATGATGTACACCAGGGGTGCCCGAGGGATGGCTGAGAAGCGACATACAGTGTTGAACAAGTATCTTCAGGCCTTCGAGGCTGAACTCTCCCATTGA